A stretch of the Porites lutea chromosome 12, jaPorLute2.1, whole genome shotgun sequence genome encodes the following:
- the LOC140953980 gene encoding uncharacterized protein — protein sequence MSSKYKSVYLMCFFTMCYLQEPPFNMEAPKKKARKAKNKTGVEVVQSVLKTPEPPMIENAEPLTKEWTASHYTTGDKFRLQKYLDPEQLPSYEEMQQDCQDLFNGPSSMETQPDLDPVHIMEEGVAVLPDGRQVEWWPIEGEFDVPNLEELALQEYLMDASKPLHTNFVLPEKGLANGYTCPVYFGNVDSKQTVLDIICNSIHPKIHQQWGTFACHCGLVPRLKLSQTPRNPNKVFLSCPKEREARCNYFQWIHQVPKPVKVPKASTPSALKKRMHEMVQERLQKRPKVEAGGFQFP from the coding sequence ATGTCAAGTAAGTATAAATCTGTGTATTTGATGTGCTTTTTCACTATGTGTTATCTGCAAGAACCGCCGTTTAACATGGAAGCTCCCAAGAAGAAAgccagaaaagccaaaaataaGACAGGAGTAGAAGTAGTTCAATCCGTTCTAAAAACGCCAGAACCTCCAATGATTGAGAATGCTGAACCTCTTACAAAAGAATGGACAGCATCCCATTACACTACAGGTGATAAATTTAGGCTGCAGAAATACCTGGACCCAGAACAACTTCCTTCCTATGAGGAAATGCAGCAGGACTGCCAAGATCTATTCAATGGACCGAGTTCTATGGAAACACAACCTGACCTAGATCCCGTGCATATCATGGAAGAAGGAGTCGCTGTGTTACCAGATGGTCGACAAGTGGAATGGTGGCCTATAGAAGGGGAATTCGATGTACCTAATTTAGAAGAACTGGCTTTGCAAGAGTATCTGATGGATGCAAGCAAACCTTTGCATACCAACTTTGTCCTGCCTGAAAAAGGACTTGCCAATGGTTATACATGCCCCGTGTATTTTGGCAATGTAGACAGCAAGCAGACAGTGTTGGATATCATTTGTAACAGCATTCATCCCAAAATCCATCAACAATGGGGAACCTTTGCCTGTCACTGTGGATTAGTGCCTAGACTCAAGCTCAGTCAAACACCAAGAAATCCAAACAAAGTGTTCCTAAGCTGCCCTAAGGAGAGAGAAGCCAGGTGTAATTACTTTCAGTGGATTCACCAAGTACCTAAACCTGTGAAGGTCCCTAAAGCTTCTACACCCTCAGCTCTCAAGAAACGAATGCATGAGATGGTACAAGAAAGATTACAGAAACGACCTAAAGTAGAGGCAGGAGGATTTCAATTTCCCTAA